In Haladaptatus cibarius D43, the sequence CCCGTCTTACCGACGATTTCGATGACCTCGGCGGAGGTGGAGTCCTCCTGTCCGGTCTCTTCAGCACTCATCGTGAGTCACCTCACCGAAGTTCCTCGACCTTCGAGGCGATGTCATCAACGTCGTCGCTGGCTTCGCCAGCGTCAACGATGGCGGCGGCGGCACTGCCGACTTCGAGTCCGGCCGCGTGACCGACATCGTCCTGCGTCTCGACGAAGACGAAAGAGATACCCTTCTCGTCGGCGAGTTCCGGCAGGTGCATGACGATTTCTTCCGGCTGAACGTCTTCTGCGACGTAGATGAGGTCGGCGTTGCCGCGCTCGACTGCCTTGGTCGTTTCGTTGGTTCCTTTCTTTACGGTTCCCGTGTCCCGTGCGACCTCGAGCGCGTCGAGCGCTCGGTCTTGAAGGTCGGCTGGGACGTCATAGTTGACATATACTGGCATGGTTGTTCACCTATCCTACGTGCTGGCTCAGGCTCCCCTGCCGTTCGAAGTCCTGTGCGGCTAGGAGCATCATCAACCCCACGCAGGTTGTACTCTTGAGTTGATGATGCCCCCATAAAAACGCTTTCAAATGAATGACGGGGTGCCACGCTTGCACATGCGGTCGTGACCGGCGGTTTCGACCGATTTCCGTCAATCGTCCGAATTGCTCGTCCATTCGTCACGGAGAAGGCCGTAGAAAAATACGTCCCGATACTCGCCCCGCGAAAAGAGGTGGTCACGGAGTCGGCCTTCCCGCGTGAAACCCAGTCGTTCGACGAACGCCTGCGAACCGTCGTTGAAATCCCCGACTTTTGCGACGACTCGATGCAGACCTCTTGTGACCGAGAACGATACTGACTGCTGACAAAAACGCTTCACTTTGGCTATCTGAGGTTGGGTTACAAAATCAGGTTCGAAACCTCTCCGACAAATCCGAATGAGCGTTTTGTGGATTCGGAACGTACTACTATCGAATATGAGTGGGGGAAACGTCGGGGAGGAACCGGAGCATCAGCACCATCCGGCACCGGAGGATTGGCCGCGAGGGTTCGGCGAAGCGTCGTGGTGGCCGTTCGTGTCGGCGCTCGGCGTGGCAGGAATATACGTCGGTGCGGGACTGTACGTGCTTAGTCACGGCGGAAACGACTACGTTTCACCGCTGTCCAGTGCGACGGTTTTCGTCGCTAGCACGGTGGTCTTCCTCGTCGGCTTGTACGGTTGGCTGTATCACGGATTCGTTGACCACTACTGGAGTACCGAGGGAAGCGGCGCGACGAAACTTCGCTGGGCGATGGTGTTGTTTCTCATTACCGAAGTGGCGACGTTCGGCGCTGGGTTCGTCTACTACTTTTTCATTCGCGCGGGAGCGTGGCCGCCGACTGGCCAGACGATTCCACCGTTGATTAACTCGCTCGTCCTCGTCAACACGCTCCTCCTCGTCACGAGCAGTGTCACGCTCCACTTCTCGCACGTCGCGCTTCATCGCGGGAAGCGGCGGCAGTTCGTCGGTTTGCTCGCCTTGACAGTTCTGCTGTCGGTCGTCTTCCTCGGCGGGCAAATTTTCGAATATTACGAGTTCATCACGCACGAGGGATTCACGCTCACGTCCGGCGTGTTCGGAAGCGCCTTTTTCGGCCTGACTGGACTTCACGGACTCCACGTTACACTCGGAATCGTCCTCATGACGATTTTGCTCGGGCGCGCCCTCATCGGGCAGTACAGTCCCGAGCGGGACACCTCCGTCAGCACGGTTTCGATGTACTGGCACTTCGTGGACGCGGTCTGGATATTCCTCGTGGTGTCCATCTACGCGGGGGCATCGCTTTCCGGTTAAATTGTCATAATTTTGCAACCACCACAAAGCATTTAGTGTATGCTATGCACTGTGTATTTGGCGAGGTCCCCGCAACACTATGCGAGCGGGTTGGCGCCATCACCTAACCCCACCTCGCCGCTGCTCCTGACCTTCCAGTGTTCGACCGAAGAGAAACATCCTTGCGGTGGTCGGACCAATTCCGTTTATGGACGTATCGTTGGCAACTGCCTTGCAAAACGAGGCCCGCCAGTCGAACGAGCGACGGATGGTCGTCTTCTCAGGCGACCGAGATGCTGGATACGAGGCCGTCCGAGACGCACTCGCCACCGCCACAATCGCATCCAAAGAGACGGTACAGGTCGCCCCCCAGTGCGAACTCGACTGCGAGCAAGTTACCCAACGTCGCGCCGGA encodes:
- the rpl7ae gene encoding 50S ribosomal protein L7Ae, producing the protein MPVYVNYDVPADLQDRALDALEVARDTGTVKKGTNETTKAVERGNADLIYVAEDVQPEEIVMHLPELADEKGISFVFVETQDDVGHAAGLEVGSAAAAIVDAGEASDDVDDIASKVEELR
- a CDS encoding cytochrome c oxidase subunit 3, with amino-acid sequence MSGGNVGEEPEHQHHPAPEDWPRGFGEASWWPFVSALGVAGIYVGAGLYVLSHGGNDYVSPLSSATVFVASTVVFLVGLYGWLYHGFVDHYWSTEGSGATKLRWAMVLFLITEVATFGAGFVYYFFIRAGAWPPTGQTIPPLINSLVLVNTLLLVTSSVTLHFSHVALHRGKRRQFVGLLALTVLLSVVFLGGQIFEYYEFITHEGFTLTSGVFGSAFFGLTGLHGLHVTLGIVLMTILLGRALIGQYSPERDTSVSTVSMYWHFVDAVWIFLVVSIYAGASLSG